One window of the Cryptomeria japonica chromosome 7, Sugi_1.0, whole genome shotgun sequence genome contains the following:
- the LOC131054593 gene encoding 20 kDa chaperonin, chloroplastic, with protein sequence MATYQMGMASGLSLGSCEGLRPALLARGRPLCVPVKRFLTVRAATAVGPKFSTLKPLGDRVLVKIKEAPEKTEGGILLPSLSQNKPHGGEVVAVGDGKAAGKEKLQLSVQPGAKVVYSKYAGTEIDFHGVNHLLVKEDDITGILETDDIKDLKPLYDQILIKVQEAEEKTVGGVLLTQSAKEKPSIGTVVAVGPGAYDEEGKRKPMPVAPGNTVLYSKFAGNDFKSADGSEYVTLRVSDALAVLS encoded by the exons ATGGCGACCTATCAGATGGGCATGGCTTCAGGGCTTTCGCTGGGGTCATGTGAGGGCCTCAGGCCAGCTCTTTTAGCCCGCGGACGGCCTCTGTGTGTTCCTGTCAAGCGGTTCCTTACGGTGAGAGCAGCGACCGCTGTGGGTCCAAAGTTCTCTACGCTTAAGCCCCTAGGTGACCGTGTGCTTGTTAAAATTAAGGAAGCGCCAGAGAAAACAGAGGGGGGAATATTGCTTCCTTCCTTGTCGCAGAATAAGCCTCATGGGGGAGAGGTAGTCGCTGTGGGCGACGGCAAAGCCGCTGGTAAAGAAAAGCTTCAACTTTCAGTTCAG CCCGGTGCCAAAGTTGTCTACTCAAAGTATGCAGGAACAGAGATTGATTTTCATGGAGTAAATCACCTCCTTGTAAAAGAAGATGACATCACTGGAATTCTGGAAACTGATGATATTAAGGACTTGAAGCCATTGTATGATCAAATTTTAATCAAG GTCCAAGAGGCAGAGGAGAAAACAGTTGGTGGTGTGCTGCTTACTCAAAGTGCTAAGGAGAAGCCTTCAATAGGAACG GTTGTCGCTGTGGGACCTGGCGCTTATGatgaagagggaaagagaaaaCCAATGCCAGTAGCTCCTGGGAACACTGTTCTCTACTCAAAATTTGCTGGGAATGACTTCAAAAGTGCTGATGGTTCTGAATATGTGACTTTGAGGGTCTCTGATGCTCTGGCTGTACTCTCTTAG